In Chryseobacterium oranimense, a single window of DNA contains:
- a CDS encoding helix-turn-helix domain-containing protein — MTKNKNLTLCSIDYAFKRLGGKFKGRIIWVLYHNEVLRYGELKKSMKDINTKTLTLSLKELEEDDLIKRTLYPEVPPKVEYCLSEEGKKLIPVLFYMKEWGEKQLLKNDQ; from the coding sequence ATGACAAAAAATAAAAATTTAACACTTTGTTCTATTGATTACGCTTTTAAAAGATTGGGCGGGAAATTCAAAGGAAGAATCATCTGGGTGCTTTATCATAATGAAGTATTAAGATATGGAGAGCTGAAAAAGTCCATGAAAGATATCAATACGAAAACTCTTACCTTATCTTTAAAGGAACTGGAAGAAGATGATCTTATTAAAAGAACTCTTTATCCTGAAGTTCCGCCAAAAGTGGAATATTGCTTAAGTGAAGAAGGGAAAAAGTTAATACCCGTTCTTTTCTATATGAAAGAATGGGGCGAAAAACAGCTTCTTAAAAATGATCAATAA
- a CDS encoding cysteine hydrolase family protein has product MKQVLLLIDIQNDYFPNGKMELTNSISAGENAKKVLQKFRDNNDFIIHIQHIATRPDAAFFLPDTYGSEIHPLVEPENDEKIIIKHFPNSFQQTELLEYLQKNNIQKLIIAGMMTHMCVESTARAAKDLGFIIEIVGDACATKDLEINNRTVKAEDVQTAFLSALSYYYSDITETSDYV; this is encoded by the coding sequence ATGAAACAAGTCTTATTATTGATCGATATTCAGAATGATTATTTTCCAAACGGTAAAATGGAACTGACAAACAGCATTTCAGCAGGAGAAAATGCAAAGAAAGTCCTTCAGAAATTCAGAGATAACAATGATTTTATCATCCATATTCAGCATATAGCCACCCGTCCTGATGCAGCTTTTTTCCTCCCGGATACTTATGGCTCTGAAATACATCCGCTTGTAGAACCTGAAAATGATGAAAAAATTATCATTAAACATTTTCCTAACAGTTTTCAGCAAACTGAACTTCTGGAATATCTACAGAAAAACAACATTCAGAAGCTTATTATTGCAGGTATGATGACTCATATGTGCGTTGAATCCACTGCCAGAGCTGCAAAGGATCTGGGTTTCATTATTGAAATTGTAGGTGACGCCTGTGCTACAAAAGATTTGGAAATCAACAACAGGACAGTAAAAGCTGAAGATGTTCAGACCGCTTTTCTTTCCGCTTTAAGTTATTATTATTCTGATATTACAGAAACTTCCGATTATGTATAA
- the metG gene encoding methionine--tRNA ligase — MSNRKMITAALPYANGPVHIGHLAGVYIPADVYARFQRRLGKDVAFICGSDEHGIPITIRAKKEGVTPQDIVDKYHGIIKKSFSDLGISFDEYSRTTSKKHYETSQDFFKVLYEKGKFTEEVSEQYFDEQAGEFLADRYIVGTCPNCGNENAYGDQCEKCGSTLSPSELINPKSMLSGNVPVLKETKNWYLPLNEYEDFLNEWIIEGHKDDWKPNVYGQVKSWLNDGLKPRAMTRDLNWGVPVPLPNAEGKVLYVWFDAPIGYISFTKEWAEKNGKDWKDYWQNENSDLVHFIGKDNIVFHCIIFPSMMKAHGDYIMPKNVPAFEFLNLENDKISTSRNWAVWAHEYVEEFPGQQDVLRYALLSSAPETKDNNFTWKDFQTKNNSELVGIFGNFINRVAVLIHKYYDGIVPQGDVNSPELVEINKAAKEISGFLENYEFRNALTALMNLARFGNQYLQTEEPWKTIKDSPEKAAQSLFVGAQLAVALAQLCEPFMPFSSEKLLNMFNAKQVNWSDVETQSVLIETGHKINEASLLFSKIEDNVIEAQIEKLEQTKQNNKKTNPNANPMKEEISFDDFAKIDLRTATILEAEKVEKADKLLKFKVDTGVDIRTVVSGVAESFTPEELIGKQVMILLNLAPRKIRGIESQGMFLLTTKPDGKLSFVTPDDSNVENGIEIG; from the coding sequence ATGTCAAACAGAAAGATGATTACGGCAGCTTTGCCTTATGCAAACGGACCGGTTCATATAGGACATTTGGCAGGTGTATATATTCCTGCGGATGTCTACGCTAGATTTCAGAGAAGATTAGGAAAAGATGTAGCGTTTATCTGCGGGTCGGATGAGCATGGAATTCCTATTACCATTAGAGCTAAAAAGGAAGGAGTAACGCCTCAGGATATCGTAGACAAGTATCATGGGATTATCAAGAAGTCTTTTTCAGATCTGGGAATTTCTTTTGATGAGTATTCCAGAACGACTTCCAAAAAGCATTATGAAACGAGCCAGGATTTCTTTAAAGTTCTTTATGAAAAAGGGAAATTTACAGAAGAGGTTTCTGAACAGTATTTTGATGAGCAGGCAGGAGAATTCCTTGCAGACCGTTATATTGTAGGTACCTGTCCAAACTGCGGAAATGAGAATGCTTACGGAGACCAGTGCGAAAAATGTGGTTCTACCCTATCCCCTTCAGAGCTGATCAATCCTAAATCCATGTTAAGCGGAAATGTTCCTGTTCTTAAAGAAACCAAGAACTGGTATCTTCCTTTAAATGAATATGAGGACTTTTTAAACGAATGGATCATTGAAGGTCATAAAGACGACTGGAAGCCAAATGTTTACGGACAGGTTAAATCATGGTTAAATGACGGTTTGAAACCACGCGCCATGACAAGAGACCTGAACTGGGGAGTTCCGGTACCACTTCCCAATGCTGAAGGGAAAGTTCTTTATGTGTGGTTCGATGCACCTATCGGATATATTTCCTTTACAAAAGAATGGGCAGAGAAAAACGGTAAAGACTGGAAAGATTACTGGCAAAATGAAAACAGTGATCTGGTTCACTTTATCGGGAAGGATAATATTGTATTCCACTGTATTATTTTCCCATCAATGATGAAGGCTCATGGTGATTATATTATGCCAAAAAATGTTCCTGCTTTTGAATTCCTGAACCTTGAGAACGATAAGATCTCAACTTCAAGAAACTGGGCGGTATGGGCTCATGAATATGTAGAAGAATTCCCGGGACAGCAAGACGTTTTAAGATATGCACTTCTTTCATCTGCTCCTGAAACAAAAGATAATAATTTTACATGGAAAGATTTCCAGACTAAGAATAATTCTGAACTGGTAGGAATTTTCGGAAACTTCATCAACAGGGTTGCCGTTCTGATCCATAAATACTACGATGGTATTGTTCCACAGGGAGATGTAAACAGCCCTGAGCTGGTTGAAATTAATAAGGCAGCAAAAGAAATTTCAGGATTCCTTGAAAATTATGAGTTCAGAAATGCTTTAACCGCTTTAATGAATCTTGCCCGTTTCGGAAATCAATATCTTCAGACAGAGGAGCCTTGGAAAACCATTAAGGATAGTCCTGAAAAAGCAGCACAATCATTATTTGTAGGAGCCCAGCTGGCTGTTGCTCTGGCACAATTATGTGAGCCATTCATGCCTTTCAGTTCTGAGAAATTATTGAATATGTTTAATGCTAAACAGGTAAACTGGAGCGATGTTGAAACTCAATCTGTTTTAATAGAAACAGGTCACAAAATTAATGAAGCATCTCTTCTTTTCTCAAAAATTGAAGATAATGTGATCGAAGCCCAGATTGAAAAACTGGAACAGACCAAACAAAACAATAAAAAAACAAACCCTAACGCCAACCCTATGAAAGAGGAAATTTCTTTTGATGACTTTGCTAAAATAGACCTTAGAACAGCTACCATTTTAGAAGCTGAAAAAGTGGAAAAAGCAGATAAACTATTGAAATTTAAAGTAGATACCGGCGTAGATATCAGAACTGTGGTTTCTGGTGTTGCAGAAAGCTTCACACCGGAAGAACTGATCGGAAAACAGGTAATGATCCTGCTGAATCTTGCTCCAAGAAAAATCAGAGGAATTGAGTCCCAGGGAATGTTCTTATTAACGACAAAACCTGATGGGAAACTGTCTTTCGTAACACCGGACGACAGCAATGTAGAGAACGGTATTGAAATAGGATAA
- a CDS encoding bifunctional 2-polyprenyl-6-hydroxyphenol methylase/3-demethylubiquinol 3-O-methyltransferase UbiG, which translates to MKDLMGKAIWDYFHNENPEDLQTETSISELDELPVDYLFREFEEMNDIEQKALDLAQGKTLDIGAGAGSHTLYLQNERNLDVWALDISPKSIEVCKLRGIKKAVCENMLDFSGETFDTILLLMNGTGIFQSLEKIDIYLKKLYSLLNDNGQILIDSTDILYMFDRDEDGGVYIPAGGYYGELDYIVHYKGESENPIKWLYLDFKTLKNAAENNGFAIEKILKDEDSYLAKLTVKK; encoded by the coding sequence ATGAAAGATTTAATGGGTAAAGCAATCTGGGATTATTTTCACAACGAAAATCCTGAGGATCTGCAGACAGAAACTTCGATTTCAGAACTTGATGAGCTTCCGGTAGATTATCTTTTCAGGGAATTTGAAGAGATGAATGATATTGAGCAGAAAGCATTGGATCTGGCACAGGGCAAAACTCTGGACATTGGTGCAGGAGCAGGCTCCCATACTTTATATCTTCAGAATGAAAGGAATCTCGATGTATGGGCACTGGATATTTCACCAAAATCTATTGAAGTCTGCAAACTTCGAGGAATCAAAAAGGCAGTATGCGAAAATATGCTTGATTTTTCAGGAGAAACTTTTGATACCATTCTGCTTCTGATGAACGGAACCGGAATTTTTCAAAGCCTAGAAAAAATTGATATTTACCTTAAAAAGTTATATTCTTTATTGAATGATAACGGTCAGATCCTCATCGACAGCACAGACATTCTGTATATGTTTGACCGTGATGAAGACGGTGGCGTTTATATTCCTGCAGGCGGTTATTACGGTGAACTGGATTACATAGTTCATTATAAAGGTGAATCTGAAAATCCTATCAAATGGCTTTACCTTGACTTTAAAACGTTGAAAAATGCAGCAGAAAACAATGGTTTTGCAATAGAGAAAATTTTGAAGGACGAAGATTCTTATTTAGCAAAACTCACTGTAAAAAAGTAA